In the genome of Chryseobacterium arthrosphaerae, one region contains:
- a CDS encoding DUF2480 family protein, whose protein sequence is MSEEFEIRNKVAESGLINFDLSTLVPKGERKGIDLKDFLFQEIILKEKDFREKVEAINADDYKNTYIYIYNSVDTIIPLWAYFVLTAKLTDVAKKIVFGNREDLEVILMHNAIQTYDFSDMTGKRVLVKGCSDKEIPENAYIELVEQLKPIVKSLMFGEACSNVPIVKN, encoded by the coding sequence ATGTCAGAAGAATTTGAAATCCGAAATAAAGTTGCCGAAAGCGGTCTTATCAATTTTGATCTGTCTACCTTAGTTCCAAAAGGAGAAAGAAAGGGGATCGATCTTAAAGATTTTCTGTTTCAGGAAATAATCCTGAAGGAAAAAGATTTCCGTGAAAAGGTAGAAGCCATCAATGCAGACGACTATAAAAACACCTATATTTATATCTACAATTCTGTGGATACGATTATTCCGCTTTGGGCTTATTTTGTACTTACTGCCAAACTTACGGATGTTGCCAAAAAGATCGTTTTCGGGAACCGTGAGGACCTTGAGGTTATTTTGATGCACAACGCCATACAGACTTATGACTTCAGTGATATGACAGGCAAAAGGGTCCTGGTAAAAGGCTGCTCAGACAAGGAAATCCCTGAAAACGCTTATATAGAACTGGTAGAACAGCTTAAACCTATTGTTAAATCATTGATGTTTGGGGAAGCCTGCTCTAATGTTCCTATTGTAAAGAATTAA
- a CDS encoding DUF937 domain-containing protein, which produces MSLIDLLTGNTSNQVAEQAENKFGISRNQVIALLAVAAPLIISYLRNKSQDAKEAEALNNALDKDHNGSILNDPSQVEARQAEGGSILDHIFGGQKSSVENQLSQNTGISIDKIGPILAMLAPVVMGYIGQQKQQSNVGAGGLGDLLGGILGNASSQAQAQQSNPLNDILGSVLGGGQSQSSGNPLNDILGSVLGGGGNQQQQGGGLGSILGNIFGK; this is translated from the coding sequence ATGAGTTTAATTGACCTACTTACAGGGAACACAAGCAACCAGGTTGCTGAACAGGCTGAAAATAAATTCGGAATCAGCAGAAACCAGGTTATTGCCCTATTGGCTGTAGCTGCCCCTCTTATTATTTCTTACCTTAGAAACAAATCTCAGGACGCCAAAGAAGCAGAAGCTTTAAATAATGCTTTAGATAAAGACCATAACGGCAGTATTTTAAATGATCCTTCACAAGTTGAAGCGAGACAGGCTGAAGGCGGGTCTATCCTTGACCATATTTTTGGAGGTCAAAAAAGCAGTGTAGAAAACCAGTTGTCACAGAATACAGGAATTTCCATTGATAAGATAGGACCTATTCTTGCCATGCTGGCACCTGTAGTAATGGGGTATATCGGACAGCAGAAACAGCAGAGCAATGTAGGAGCAGGAGGTCTTGGTGATCTTTTAGGAGGAATTCTCGGTAATGCATCCAGCCAGGCTCAGGCTCAGCAATCCAACCCTTTAAATGACATCCTTGGAAGTGTATTAGGTGGTGGGCAATCTCAGTCTTCAGGCAATCCTTTGAATGATATTTTAGGAAGTGTACTGGGTGGCGGTGGAAACCAACAGCAGCAAGGTGGCGGCTTAGGCAGCATTCTTGGAAATATTTTTGGAAAATAA
- a CDS encoding glycoside hydrolase family 99 protein, with protein MKYFSRFLLFVVFIFVFSKTSAQDKSRDQVQIFYYGWYGNPETDGSYSHWNHEILPHWKDPKWNNLGHYKGGDDIGANFYPALGNYSSNDASIIEKHMKMIKQSGAGVVVISWLGKDSFTDKSTRKYLDIADRFGLKIAFHIEPFYKNTTEFKDQIAYLIKTYSSHHAFYKKEGKPLLYVYDSYKIPKEEWAEILSEKGKETLRNTPLDALYIGLWVEQKDAEFFDAAGFDGFYTYFASEGFVFGSTAANWKFLADYAKDHHLIFIPCVGPGYSDTRIRPWNEANFKDRNGGKYYENMFDAAIKVKPDFIAITSFNEWHEGTQIEPAVPKRSGDFTYEDYGKDPQFYIKETKRLTDKFLKGK; from the coding sequence ATGAAATATTTTAGCCGGTTTCTGTTATTTGTTGTATTTATATTTGTATTCTCGAAAACCTCTGCTCAGGATAAAAGCAGGGATCAGGTTCAGATCTTTTACTATGGCTGGTACGGAAATCCGGAAACCGATGGAAGCTATTCACATTGGAACCATGAAATTCTTCCTCACTGGAAAGACCCGAAATGGAATAATCTCGGGCATTATAAAGGCGGTGACGATATCGGGGCAAATTTTTATCCGGCCTTGGGGAATTATAGCTCCAACGATGCCAGCATCATTGAAAAGCATATGAAAATGATTAAGCAATCCGGAGCAGGAGTGGTGGTGATCAGCTGGCTGGGTAAAGATTCCTTTACTGATAAAAGTACCCGGAAATATCTCGATATTGCAGACCGTTTTGGCTTAAAAATAGCCTTCCATATTGAACCGTTTTACAAAAATACCACGGAATTTAAAGATCAGATCGCCTATCTCATCAAAACATATTCTTCTCATCATGCCTTTTATAAAAAAGAAGGGAAACCATTGCTGTATGTTTATGACAGTTATAAAATTCCTAAAGAAGAATGGGCAGAAATTTTATCAGAAAAAGGAAAAGAAACACTTAGAAATACTCCGCTGGATGCCTTGTATATCGGACTGTGGGTAGAGCAGAAAGATGCTGAATTCTTTGATGCTGCAGGGTTTGACGGTTTTTATACCTATTTTGCCAGTGAAGGTTTTGTATTCGGGAGTACAGCAGCCAACTGGAAGTTTCTTGCAGATTATGCAAAAGATCATCATCTGATTTTTATTCCTTGCGTTGGGCCAGGTTACTCAGACACCCGCATAAGACCATGGAATGAAGCTAATTTTAAAGACAGAAACGGAGGGAAATATTACGAAAATATGTTTGATGCGGCGATTAAAGTGAAACCTGATTTTATCGCGATCACTTCATTCAATGAGTGGCATGAAGGTACTCAGATAGAACCTGCTGTTCCTAAAAGATCTGGAGATTTTACTTACGAAGATTACGGAAAAGATCCGCAGTTTTATATCAAAGAAACGAAGCGACTGACGGATAAGTTTCTGAAAGGGAAATGA
- a CDS encoding MATE family efflux transporter: MTRYLDFLKRAFNGEDTDYTKVNIRSAVLLLAIPMMLEMAMESVFALVDLYFVGHLKESGFAIQTVGLTESVLSVMYSIAIGMSMAATALVARRIGEKNPEQASRSAAQVLLVSVAVTLVLSLLGVIYAEEILILMGARPEAAAYGKDFTRIMMGSSTIIMLLFLINGIFRGAGNATIAMKSLWIANIANIILCPVLIKGFGPVPAMGLTGAALATTIGRSIGVIYQLYHLLVADTQIRIRLAYFKPDYGLIQSIIKIATPGIFQFVIASCSWIFLAELVATTGGENASAGYQTALRLMMFFMLPAWGLSNAASTLVGQNMGANEMLRAEQSVMKTVKYNVIFMLTVSLIFILFSNFLVGFFTQEAEIKSFAQNALHIMSTGFIFYGIGMVMINAFNGAGDTWTPTWVNLFGFWLFQIPLAYFLSKYLEMGPKGVFISIPAAETLITIVAFVLFKRGKWKTIKV, translated from the coding sequence ATGACACGATACCTTGATTTTTTGAAGAGGGCCTTTAATGGAGAAGATACTGATTACACAAAGGTAAATATCAGAAGTGCCGTTTTGCTTTTAGCAATACCAATGATGCTTGAAATGGCTATGGAATCGGTATTTGCACTGGTTGATCTGTATTTTGTAGGACATCTGAAAGAAAGCGGTTTTGCAATTCAGACGGTAGGACTTACGGAATCTGTGCTTTCTGTGATGTATTCTATAGCTATCGGAATGAGTATGGCGGCTACAGCCCTGGTAGCAAGGAGAATTGGTGAAAAAAATCCGGAGCAGGCATCCAGAAGTGCGGCGCAGGTTTTATTGGTTTCAGTTGCAGTCACATTGGTTCTGAGTTTACTGGGAGTAATATACGCTGAAGAAATTCTTATCCTGATGGGAGCAAGGCCGGAAGCTGCAGCTTATGGGAAAGATTTTACAAGAATTATGATGGGGAGCAGTACTATTATCATGCTGCTGTTTCTGATCAACGGTATTTTCAGAGGGGCAGGCAATGCAACGATCGCTATGAAAAGTTTATGGATTGCCAATATTGCCAACATTATTCTTTGCCCGGTCCTGATAAAAGGTTTCGGTCCGGTTCCTGCAATGGGACTTACCGGAGCTGCATTGGCTACAACAATAGGACGAAGTATAGGAGTAATTTATCAGCTGTATCATTTGCTGGTAGCAGATACCCAGATCCGTATCAGGCTTGCTTATTTTAAACCGGATTATGGTTTGATTCAGTCTATTATCAAAATTGCGACTCCCGGAATCTTTCAGTTTGTGATTGCTTCATGCAGCTGGATTTTCCTTGCAGAACTCGTGGCTACAACAGGTGGTGAAAATGCTTCTGCCGGCTATCAGACAGCTTTGAGGCTGATGATGTTTTTTATGCTTCCTGCATGGGGGCTGAGCAATGCCGCTTCTACTCTGGTGGGACAGAATATGGGAGCTAATGAAATGCTGAGAGCTGAGCAGTCTGTGATGAAAACGGTAAAATATAATGTGATATTCATGTTGACCGTCAGTTTAATATTTATCCTTTTCAGCAATTTTCTGGTCGGTTTCTTTACCCAGGAGGCGGAGATTAAAAGTTTTGCCCAAAATGCCCTTCACATTATGAGCACAGGATTTATTTTCTACGGGATCGGAATGGTCATGATCAATGCTTTCAACGGGGCAGGAGATACCTGGACCCCAACGTGGGTGAATCTCTTCGGATTCTGGCTTTTCCAGATTCCTTTGGCTTATTTTCTTTCAAAATACCTGGAAATGGGACCTAAAGGTGTCTTTATTTCAATTCCGGCGGCAGAGACATTGATTACTATCGTTGCATTTGTTTTATTTAAAAGAGGAAAATGGAAAACCATTAAAGTTTAG
- a CDS encoding protein O-mannosyl-transferase family, with protein MNKYLSALFIFIVFLGIYYIGSFTKIPFADCVGFVLTAEKEIWVPTADATSHFLYNNTVILIKLITGLNAIEASRFVVVTSGAATVSVIYLTLRNLIRKDWVAVTASVVFGFSFSFWRNAEIVEVYTYNTLWVSLFFFSMIKVFAENKNKYIILSSLFLGIGLWVHIQNILLIPSLLVFLFYFRHEKKYVYTSLLIFIVLFSSLFIVNTAQGLPLNSPYSSPQGNWVENSLKKAPLEYVKDFFVSLAYLVHNFNLFVFFGIAGVILLYKAHRKMFYVFFTGAICVYGFSTFYAVSDNYVFFLPFNVIFALSIGYGLSSVQYAGFRKFSWICLLIPLAYLLSYNIVRSTQKGKEIDHFKSYKGGLAYYLLPWMYNNSGIVGFTLDKKEAPEPIEWMTRSAEEYIMVLKSKGYTDEQIRKL; from the coding sequence ATGAATAAATATCTATCTGCATTATTCATATTTATTGTCTTTCTGGGAATTTATTATATAGGGAGTTTCACAAAAATTCCTTTTGCAGATTGTGTAGGATTTGTGCTGACGGCAGAAAAAGAAATCTGGGTACCAACCGCTGATGCGACCAGCCATTTTTTATACAACAATACAGTTATTCTGATAAAACTTATCACGGGATTGAATGCGATAGAAGCCAGCCGGTTTGTAGTAGTTACCTCCGGAGCAGCAACGGTTTCTGTGATTTATCTTACCCTTAGAAACCTGATCAGAAAAGACTGGGTTGCCGTCACTGCATCTGTTGTGTTCGGGTTCAGCTTTTCTTTCTGGAGAAATGCAGAAATTGTAGAGGTCTACACTTACAATACCTTATGGGTAAGCCTTTTTTTCTTTTCTATGATAAAGGTTTTTGCAGAAAATAAAAATAAGTACATTATACTCAGCAGCCTCTTTTTAGGGATTGGCCTTTGGGTACATATTCAGAATATCCTGCTTATTCCTTCCCTGCTTGTTTTCCTGTTCTATTTCAGGCATGAAAAAAAGTATGTTTATACTTCCCTGCTTATTTTCATTGTATTATTTTCATCTTTATTCATCGTTAATACAGCACAGGGGTTACCATTAAACTCCCCGTATTCGTCACCTCAGGGAAACTGGGTGGAAAATTCCTTAAAAAAAGCACCTTTGGAATATGTAAAAGATTTTTTCGTCTCACTGGCTTACCTTGTTCATAACTTTAATCTGTTCGTATTTTTCGGAATAGCGGGTGTGATTCTGTTGTATAAAGCCCATAGGAAAATGTTCTATGTTTTCTTTACAGGAGCGATCTGTGTCTATGGTTTTTCAACATTCTATGCCGTTTCAGACAATTATGTTTTCTTTCTCCCCTTTAATGTAATTTTTGCCCTTTCCATAGGCTACGGATTGTCTTCTGTACAATACGCCGGATTCAGAAAATTTTCATGGATATGTCTTCTTATCCCTTTAGCATATCTTCTTTCCTACAACATCGTACGGTCTACCCAAAAAGGTAAGGAAATTGATCATTTCAAAAGCTACAAAGGAGGACTTGCCTATTATTTACTTCCATGGATGTACAATAATTCAGGAATTGTAGGATTTACCCTGGATAAAAAAGAAGCTCCCGAACCTATCGAATGGATGACAAGAAGTGCGGAAGAATATATCATGGTTCTGAAGAGCAAAGGATACACTGACGAGCAGATCCGAAAACTTTAA
- the lpxB gene encoding lipid-A-disaccharide synthase, producing the protein MKYYIIAGEASGDLHGSNLMKALKQKDPDAEFRFWGGDLMKAQGGTLVKHYRDLAFMGFLEVVMNLRTILNNIRFCKEDIQNNKPDVLILVDYPGFNLRIARFAKELGIKVVYYISPQLWAWKEGRVEIIKKYVDEMMVILPFEEDFYRKHGVHSHFVGHPLLDAISDLKEISIEGFKSENGLNEKEIIALLPGSRKQEVEKMLEIMLSVRPYFKNYQFVIAGAPSLPKEFYEKYVDDNVHFVSNRTYDLLRCSKAALVTSGTATLETALLDIPEVVCYRGSKVSYAIAKRLVKNINYISLVNLIMDREVVKELIQNDLNTKNLVSELQKVLEGEKRQQVLADYSLLREKLGGKGASEHAADVILKV; encoded by the coding sequence ATGAAATATTACATTATTGCAGGAGAAGCTTCCGGTGATCTGCACGGGAGTAATTTAATGAAAGCCTTAAAACAGAAAGATCCGGATGCGGAGTTCAGATTTTGGGGTGGTGATCTGATGAAAGCTCAGGGGGGAACGTTGGTTAAACACTATCGGGACCTTGCATTTATGGGATTTCTGGAAGTGGTAATGAACCTGCGTACGATCCTGAATAATATCAGATTCTGCAAAGAAGACATTCAGAACAATAAACCGGATGTGCTGATTCTGGTAGATTATCCCGGTTTTAATTTAAGGATTGCCCGTTTTGCAAAAGAATTGGGAATTAAAGTGGTATATTATATTTCTCCCCAGCTTTGGGCATGGAAAGAAGGCCGGGTGGAAATCATCAAAAAATATGTGGATGAAATGATGGTCATTCTTCCGTTTGAAGAAGATTTTTACCGTAAACACGGCGTACATTCTCATTTTGTAGGACATCCTTTGCTGGATGCTATTTCGGATCTGAAAGAAATCAGTATTGAAGGTTTTAAGTCTGAAAACGGACTCAATGAAAAAGAAATTATTGCGCTTTTACCCGGATCCAGAAAACAGGAAGTGGAAAAAATGCTTGAAATCATGCTTTCCGTAAGACCTTATTTTAAAAACTATCAGTTTGTGATTGCCGGAGCACCAAGCCTTCCCAAAGAGTTTTATGAGAAATATGTGGATGATAACGTACATTTTGTTTCTAACAGGACCTATGATCTGCTGCGATGCTCAAAGGCTGCCCTAGTCACATCAGGAACAGCTACCCTGGAAACAGCACTGCTTGATATTCCTGAAGTGGTTTGCTACCGTGGAAGCAAAGTTTCTTATGCTATTGCTAAAAGACTGGTTAAAAATATTAACTACATCTCACTTGTAAACCTGATCATGGATAGGGAAGTGGTGAAAGAGCTGATCCAGAATGACCTGAATACCAAAAACCTCGTCAGTGAACTTCAAAAGGTTCTGGAGGGGGAAAAGCGACAGCAGGTTCTTGCAGACTACAGTCTTCTAAGGGAAAAATTAGGAGGTAAAGGGGCCAGTGAACATGCTGCTGATGTTATTTTGAAAGTATAA
- a CDS encoding S41 family peptidase, with protein MKKNIIAFLMLLPFIYQGQSKVDNLSFESVENNLPKSWSIIGDSPATISIDNKEKQDGQYSVLAQSAEKGMTGLMYTLPENYAGKKITISGYIKTENLTDGFAGIWMRIDPKVGFDNMQSKNIKGTTSWAKYETTLTLSPENSKKIVVGTLFTGKGKAWFDNIRITIDGKDIQEATAFQKKQVNADLDLEFDKGSKISSIDTGKKNLENLKNLGLIWGYLKYYHPNIAEGKYNWDYELFRILPKISGASAKQRDQILTEWIKGLGTFQIEKFTFDTKNVKIAPDLNWITSSGFSKELSDLLLQIKDAKRPKANYYVDFYDGVGNPDFSNEKPYENDAYPDAGFRLLALYKYWNIIQYYFPYKNLIKEDWKEVLPEFIPKFADAKNETDYTLAALEIIAGIHDTHANIWGSNKVLDKYFGARHVPVKLTFAENKAVVSSYINDQLGKESGLQIGDIITEINGKPVDPIVKELLKISPASNYPTQLRDIAKKLLRSNSETMNIKISRNGKTESLTVKTFEPKELNIKKEQKDFFKILDNQTGYFYMGSADGKKLSESFSQLKNTKGIVIDLRSYPSDFVVFSMGKLLKKDSSDFVKFTQTTNQMPGLFTFTPNLGVEGSGAEHYKGKIAILINETTQSSAEYHTMAFRTAPNSKVFGSTTAGADGNVSRILLPGNISTMISGIGIYYPDGTETQRIGIVPDVEIKPTVEGIKNGKDEVLDKALAWIKS; from the coding sequence ATGAAAAAAAACATCATCGCATTTTTGATGCTACTGCCTTTTATCTACCAGGGGCAAAGTAAAGTTGATAACCTGAGCTTCGAAAGTGTTGAAAATAATCTTCCGAAATCATGGAGCATCATTGGAGACAGCCCGGCAACAATTTCTATTGACAATAAAGAAAAACAGGATGGCCAATACTCAGTTCTGGCGCAATCTGCTGAGAAAGGGATGACAGGGCTTATGTATACACTTCCTGAAAACTACGCCGGAAAAAAGATCACTATTTCCGGTTATATCAAAACAGAAAACCTTACAGACGGATTTGCAGGAATCTGGATGCGGATAGATCCCAAAGTCGGCTTTGATAATATGCAAAGCAAAAATATAAAAGGCACAACTTCATGGGCGAAATATGAAACCACTCTTACCCTCTCTCCCGAAAACTCAAAGAAAATTGTAGTCGGAACTCTTTTTACAGGCAAAGGAAAAGCATGGTTTGATAATATCAGAATCACGATTGATGGAAAAGATATTCAGGAAGCCACAGCTTTTCAGAAGAAACAGGTGAATGCTGATCTTGACCTTGAATTTGATAAGGGCTCAAAAATCAGCAGTATTGATACCGGCAAAAAGAATTTGGAGAATTTAAAAAATCTGGGACTGATCTGGGGATATCTGAAATATTATCATCCCAATATAGCCGAAGGAAAGTACAACTGGGACTATGAGCTTTTCAGAATTTTGCCTAAAATCTCGGGTGCTTCAGCGAAACAGAGAGATCAGATTCTGACAGAATGGATCAAAGGTCTGGGAACCTTTCAGATTGAGAAATTCACCTTCGATACAAAAAACGTAAAAATAGCTCCGGATCTCAACTGGATCACCAGTTCAGGGTTTTCAAAAGAGCTTTCCGATCTTCTTCTTCAGATCAAAGACGCCAAAAGACCCAAAGCCAATTATTACGTAGACTTCTATGATGGCGTGGGAAATCCTGATTTCAGCAATGAAAAACCTTATGAAAATGATGCATATCCGGATGCCGGTTTCCGTCTCCTTGCGCTTTATAAATACTGGAATATTATTCAGTATTATTTTCCGTACAAAAACCTGATCAAGGAAGACTGGAAAGAAGTGCTGCCCGAGTTTATTCCCAAATTTGCCGACGCAAAAAATGAAACCGATTATACGCTTGCCGCTTTAGAGATCATCGCAGGAATTCATGACACCCATGCCAACATATGGGGATCCAATAAGGTATTGGACAAATATTTCGGAGCAAGACATGTTCCTGTAAAGCTTACATTCGCAGAGAATAAAGCAGTTGTCAGCAGCTATATCAATGATCAGCTTGGTAAAGAATCCGGCCTGCAGATAGGAGACATCATCACAGAAATTAACGGAAAGCCGGTAGACCCTATCGTAAAGGAACTGTTAAAAATAAGTCCTGCTTCCAATTACCCTACCCAACTGAGAGATATTGCAAAGAAATTGTTGAGAAGCAATTCCGAAACAATGAATATCAAGATTTCCAGAAACGGAAAAACAGAAAGCCTGACAGTAAAAACATTTGAACCTAAAGAACTGAATATTAAAAAGGAACAGAAAGATTTCTTTAAAATACTGGATAACCAGACCGGCTATTTCTATATGGGAAGCGCAGATGGTAAAAAGCTTTCCGAGAGCTTCAGCCAGCTCAAAAATACCAAAGGAATCGTAATCGACTTAAGGAGCTATCCTTCTGATTTTGTTGTATTTTCTATGGGAAAACTATTAAAAAAAGATTCTTCAGATTTTGTAAAGTTCACCCAGACCACCAACCAGATGCCCGGGCTTTTTACATTTACTCCCAATCTTGGCGTAGAGGGGAGCGGAGCTGAACATTATAAGGGAAAAATTGCAATTCTTATCAATGAAACTACCCAAAGTAGTGCCGAATACCACACAATGGCATTCAGAACCGCTCCCAATTCAAAAGTTTTTGGTTCCACAACGGCGGGTGCCGATGGTAATGTTTCAAGAATCCTTCTTCCCGGAAATATTTCAACCATGATCAGTGGGATCGGAATCTATTATCCGGACGGAACAGAAACCCAGAGAATCGGAATTGTTCCGGATGTTGAGATTAAACCTACCGTAGAAGGGATCAAAAATGGTAAAGATGAGGTACTGGATAAAGCTCTTGCGTGGATCAAAAGCTAA
- a CDS encoding ComEC/Rec2 family competence protein → MQKQPLLILTVCFILGIVFQDKILLADIYIYLVMLIGLGASVLLFFHSYFLHSVRSVLSGLLFFCAGIILHFYNTPETDSLPVDKEKSSVVFRITGKLNSNEKYKKYEGTVQLKDHHFNAVIYLPKNNKELDFAHYYKADAFITQPHSPQYDFQFDYARYLKRKNIGHQIYIQEEISSAARMDLSIADKFRQYRFMVLKKIDSTGMSVKTREFLKGIILADRTEMDADTVQDFNKSGLVHFLAISGTHIVVIFGIFYFLMGYLGPLKFRKYTVIFSLVFIWLFAGFIGFGNSVLRSCMMLSIYFVSVLLQRKPDLLHSLSVSALVILVADTQQFYDVGFQLSFVAVLGIFWLNQPLLKYFPRQDHYLKKLMFNTITISLSAQLATLPLVLYYFHQFSFISIIANFIIVPFSEVIIVFSFLMTALVSIGFDFELISTLYDFIIQVLLKMIHWFAEADVLFFENIPMNLIEILSVSAVIYLLRPAILKFDFRNSVRLAMAFLIFLMVRTGSNAFENRKEEILSHTLGRNKVISVKSGAKACFWISDRADYHKALQFIVKPYCSSRRIEGYEIKTLPSSAQKLVFRDRIYDLK, encoded by the coding sequence TTGCAAAAACAACCTCTTCTTATTCTCACAGTTTGTTTCATCCTTGGAATCGTTTTTCAGGATAAAATACTATTGGCAGATATTTACATTTATCTGGTGATGCTGATAGGGCTTGGAGCTTCGGTTCTCCTGTTTTTTCATTCTTATTTTTTACACTCTGTAAGGTCTGTTTTATCAGGTCTCTTGTTTTTTTGTGCAGGAATTATCCTTCATTTTTATAATACCCCTGAGACAGATTCTCTTCCGGTAGATAAAGAAAAGAGCAGTGTTGTTTTTCGGATTACCGGGAAATTAAATTCAAATGAAAAGTACAAGAAATACGAAGGTACTGTACAGTTGAAAGACCATCACTTTAATGCGGTCATTTATCTTCCTAAAAATAACAAAGAACTGGATTTTGCACATTATTATAAAGCTGATGCTTTTATTACACAGCCTCATTCGCCTCAGTATGACTTTCAGTTCGATTATGCAAGGTACCTGAAACGGAAAAATATTGGGCACCAGATTTATATTCAGGAAGAAATCTCCTCAGCAGCCCGTATGGATTTAAGTATTGCCGATAAGTTCCGCCAGTATAGATTTATGGTGCTTAAGAAAATTGACAGCACAGGAATGTCTGTGAAAACCAGAGAATTTCTGAAAGGGATCATTCTTGCAGACAGAACGGAAATGGATGCTGATACCGTACAGGATTTCAATAAATCCGGGCTTGTTCATTTTCTGGCCATTTCAGGCACCCATATTGTTGTTATTTTCGGGATATTTTACTTTTTGATGGGGTATTTGGGGCCTTTAAAATTCAGAAAGTATACTGTGATTTTCAGCCTGGTTTTTATCTGGCTGTTTGCTGGTTTTATCGGGTTTGGAAATTCAGTGCTGAGATCCTGCATGATGCTCAGTATATATTTTGTGTCGGTATTGCTTCAAAGGAAGCCGGATCTTTTACATTCACTGTCTGTGTCTGCACTTGTCATTCTTGTTGCTGATACCCAACAGTTTTATGATGTAGGCTTTCAGCTGAGTTTTGTAGCGGTGTTGGGGATTTTCTGGCTCAATCAGCCCCTTTTGAAATATTTTCCGAGACAGGATCATTACTTAAAAAAGCTGATGTTCAATACCATTACGATATCCCTGTCTGCCCAGCTGGCGACTCTTCCGCTGGTGCTGTATTATTTTCATCAGTTTTCTTTTATTTCAATTATTGCCAATTTTATTATTGTTCCTTTTTCAGAAGTGATCATTGTATTTTCCTTTCTGATGACAGCGCTTGTTTCGATTGGTTTTGATTTTGAATTAATCAGTACTCTTTATGACTTTATTATTCAGGTTCTGCTCAAAATGATACACTGGTTTGCAGAAGCAGATGTTTTGTTTTTTGAAAACATTCCAATGAATCTTATTGAAATCCTGTCTGTTTCAGCAGTGATATATCTGCTACGTCCCGCGATTCTTAAGTTTGATTTTAGAAATTCTGTAAGACTGGCGATGGCTTTTTTAATATTTTTAATGGTAAGAACCGGAAGCAATGCTTTTGAAAACCGGAAAGAAGAAATACTTTCCCATACTTTGGGCAGGAATAAAGTAATCTCGGTCAAGAGCGGGGCTAAAGCCTGTTTCTGGATTTCAGACAGAGCAGATTATCATAAAGCATTACAGTTTATTGTTAAACCTTATTGCTCTTCAAGAAGAATAGAGGGGTACGAAATAAAAACGCTTCCGTCATCAGCACAGAAATTGGTTTTCAGGGATAGGATTTATGATCTGAAATGA
- a CDS encoding 30S ribosomal protein THX: MGKGDKKSRRGKINSGSYGKRRPRKASKSFAATEEKSKK, translated from the coding sequence ATGGGAAAAGGAGACAAAAAATCGAGAAGAGGAAAGATCAATTCCGGAAGCTATGGAAAGAGAAGACCAAGGAAAGCTTCAAAATCTTTTGCAGCGACAGAAGAAAAATCTAAAAAGTAA